A genomic region of Papaver somniferum cultivar HN1 chromosome 7, ASM357369v1, whole genome shotgun sequence contains the following coding sequences:
- the LOC113296181 gene encoding F-box protein At5g07610-like, giving the protein MDLNVKSSSLESTVHSFSTPRKKNHSIWLYKQSSEYVTVKSLFLFKSVSKQWFSLISDPYFVHSYSLQRRLSVQGLFLHKNSFTPNPEFEFIKHTSDFSCNTTTALLEDLSCLRIEQSCNGLLCCRNYKQMSFAAAAIDGFDSGCCYYLSSIAGSVIRMVAVTIMAVMMNTGDAFDPIKSRYYEVVHVLRYSGAEVLYQIEIYNSKTSSWRLSGDLFAKPDDLKFYKSGVYWNGSLHWISSSAEYLRCFDVGGEVLKEIYVPPMTSGKGRGKGKVSYFGEYKGHLHLIFEYDITSNPCFDILEMDTDYKCWNIKYHVNLEVFLEGFSTNGLMHIST; this is encoded by the exons ATGGATTTGaatgtgaag AGTTCATCCCTTGAATCCACAGTTCATTCATTTTCAACCCCAAGAAAAAAAAACCACTCGATATGGCTTTACAAACAATCATCAGAATATGTTACCG TGAAATCGTTGTTTCTGTTCAAGTCAGTATCGAAACAATGGTTCTCTCTCATTTCCGATCCATATTTCGTCCACAGCTATTCCCTTCAACGGCGTCTTTCAGTTCAAGGATTGTTCTTACACAAAAATTCTTTCACTCCCAACCCGGAATTCGAATTCATTAAACATACTAGTGATTTCTCCTGCAACACCACGACTGCTCTATTGGAAGACTTGTCATGTTTAAGAATTGAACAATCTTGTAATGGTCTTCTCTGTTGCAGGAACTACAAACAAATGA gttttgctgctgctgccattgacggTTTCGACAGTGGATGCTGTTATTATTTGAGTAGTATTGCTGGATCGGTGATAAGGATGGTTGCTGTCACAATTATGGCAGTAATGATGAACACAGGTGATG CTTTCGATCCCATCAAATCACGTTATTACGAAGTCGTCCATGTTTTGAGATACTCCGGTGCGGAAGTCCTTTATCAGATTGAAATATATAACTCAAAAACTTCTTCTTGGAGACTCTCTGGAGATCTTTTTGCTAAACCAGATGATCTTAAATTCTACAAATCTGGTGTGTATTGGAATGGTTCACTGCACTGGATCAGCTCCAGCGCTGAATATTTAAGATGCTTCGATGTTGGTGGCGAAGTATTAAAGGAAATCTACGTGCCTCCAATGACATCTGGTAAGGGAAGAGGTAAAGGGAAGGTTAGCTACTTTGGGGAGTACAAGGGTCATTTGCATCTTATTTTCGAGTACGATATAACTAGTAATCCATGTTTTGATATACTGGAGATGGATACAGATTATAAGTGTTGGAACATTAAGTACCATGTTAATCTTGAAGTTTTCTTGGAGGGCTTCAGTACCAATGGTTTAATGCATATCAGTACATAG
- the LOC113299913 gene encoding F-box protein CPR1-like isoform X1, whose protein sequence is MARILDEVMATYIVPRLPVKIISLFKCVSKDWCNLFETPSFIKQHLKLAIENNNDALMIDARIVSTGLCTVFSLEDIDSLISNEDSPLQVPGFNHRSSLYLWGSCHGLVCIGRDIYSDVGVLHIYNPSTTKCRKLPTPTITFDEKCVNYLSLSGYGFGYDSKVEDYKFVVLMNVPGGSGVGVYTLRTNSWKSLKHFIPFRLVSARRGVLANEFTHCHWLAVPWSNGSTKHWVILSFDFSSETFQQVPPPKTVHAHYSELRICGFEGSLCLIVKKDKVYLDIWVQKDYGVSDSWTKQFTISSQPQVGGSLSFVKPLKSFKNGEILMLQNGCSLVLYDPESKSLRTLRSGIENIWGVEIYVKSLVSVTLGSEICTDSSEATTTWGALRRERDADTIKSRQVDAAIRIHY, encoded by the coding sequence ATGGCGAGAATTCTGGACGAGGTTATGGCCACTTACATAGTGCCAAGGTTACCTGTGAAGATTATATCACTGTTTAAGTGCGTATCAAAAGATTGGTGCAATTTATTTGAAACCCCTTCTTTTATAAAACAACACCTGAAGCTTGCTATTGAAAACAACAATGACGCTCTTATGATAGACGCTCGCATCGTTTCAACTGGACTTTGCAcggttttctctttagaagacATTGATTCTTTGATATCAAACGAGGATAGCCCGTTACAGGTCCCTGGATTTAATCACCGGAGTTCACTTTATCTCTGGGGTTCTTGTCATGGATTGGTTTGTATTGGACGTGACATTTATTCGGACGTCGGCGTACTTCATATATACAACCCATCAACTACGAAATGCAGGAAATTACCCACTCCAACAATAACGTTTGACGAAAAATGTGTTAATTACCTCTCGTTAAGCGGATATGGGTTTGGCTATGATTCTAAGGTTGAAGATTATAAGTTTGTTGTGTTGATGAATGTTCCTGGTGGTTCTGGTGTTGGGGTATATACATTACGAACCAATTCATGGAAAAGCTTGAAGCATTTTATCCCTTTTCGTTTAGTTTCCGCGAGGCGTGGAGTGCTTGCTAATGAATTTACTCATTGTCATTGGTTAGCAGTCCCCTGGAGTAATGGAAGTACTAAACATTGGGTTATTCTTTCTTTTGATTTTAGCAGTGAGACGTTTCAACAAGTTCCGCCACCCAAAACTGTGCATGCGCATTATTCTGAGCTAAGAATTTGTGGCTTCGAAGGTTCCCTTTGCTTAATTGTTAAAAAGGACAAGGTCTATCTAGATATTTGGGTGCAGAAGGATTATGGAGTAAGCGATtcttggactaaacaattcacgATTTCTTCTCAACCACAAGTTGGTGGATCATTAAGCTTTGTGAAGCCGTTGAAATCTTTCAAGAACGGTGAGATCCTGATGCTACAGAATGGTTGCAGCTTGGTTTTATATGACCCGGAAAGCAAAAGCCTCAGAACTCTACGTTCTGGTATTGAAAATATTTGGGGTGTAGAGATTTACGTGAAGAGCTTAGTCTCGGTTACCTTGGGTAGCGAAATTTGTACTGACAGTTCAGAAGCTACGACAACCTGGGGAGCACTGAGACGGGAACGAGACGCGGACACAATAAAATCCCGACAAGTAGATGCAGCAATTAGGATACATTATTGA
- the LOC113299913 gene encoding uncharacterized protein LOC113299913 isoform X2 → MQVQSNNMGYILMNLIFNFQHIRTREVRCFVFVCMDERKGSKNDGDGSAKKDGAAVQHGHKFHVDYHKLSKAEAEKPVSPLDDDFPEMENKYRIQQEYTLLLIKCEVGSWLANWRIPRSPGFLIPFW, encoded by the exons ATGCAAGTTCAGAGTAATAACATGGGTTATATTCTGATGAATCTGATCTTCAATTTTCAG CATATACGAACACGGGAGGTccgttgttttgtttttgtatgcATG GATGAGAGGAAGGGTTCGAAAAATGATGGAGATGGGTCTGCAAAGAAAGATGGTGCAGCAGTTCAACACGGACATAAGTTCCATGTGGATTACCATAAGCTTAGCAAGGCAGAGGCAGAGAAACCTGTCTCACCTCTTGATGATGATTTTCCTGAAATGG AAAATAAGTACCGTATTCAGCAGGAATACACCTTGCTTCTAATCAAATGTGAAGTGGGCTCTTGGTTGGCAAATTGGAGGATACCCCGGTCACCAG GGTTCTTAATACCGTTTTGGTAG